From Toxorhynchites rutilus septentrionalis strain SRP chromosome 2, ASM2978413v1, whole genome shotgun sequence, a single genomic window includes:
- the LOC129765828 gene encoding uncharacterized protein LOC129765828 — protein MPDKKVEKRLADLGVMKKGIFVHRDGVEKFVNDFQEARDSCQVPVRIESLDRVYHEFLEVQSEIEQLDDEEQLNRHLSERADFEARYCTAKGFLLSKRSADANQAALNASFHHPPANQGTFHLRLPQIDLPKFNGDFSKWLSFRDTYTSMVHSNADIPTVAKLQYLIQSLEGEARKPFESVDIEADNYGAVWDALLKRYDNRRFLKKQLFRSIYDFSSLKRESANELHELVDEFQRHVKALAKLGEPVEHWDTPLVNILSYKLDPATLRAWEEKTSQQDDVKYNDLVEFLYQRVRILKSVATDLLQRSQPVQTKVAGNVVPPKKYTQSKVAANAAASDSRSNLPSCYACSGKHFLFQCQVFAKMPVSQRRELVSQRKICWNCFRSGHQARHCSSKFSCRICRDRHHTLLHDPSQSSKSSCTPPIASNLTEMAQDPPMLAIPGPPTSYQQVSMSVQSQARTVLLETVVLQVVDDNGHVFQARALLDSASMSHFMSKDLAKLLSNSQSKVDVSVAGIGQSHRKIKRAVTTTIQSRVASFSTKLQFLVIEHPTADLLTMYVQISSWNLPNVKLADPAFHIPNKIDLVIGGEAYWDLHTRKKLDLGPGLPYIIETYFGWTFCGSTSQDSSNSMVCTISSTDALLDATLQRFWEIETIPNQSVHSSTEKACEELYAATTTRDSTGRYVVRLPKTDNPDVFLGNSESIAERRFLSLERRLERDPSMKSSYHQFMEEYERLGHMIHLNEPVDNSIPHCYLPHHPVFKLSSTTTKTRVVFDAACKTASGYSLNDLLLVGPVVQDDLLSLIMRFCFYPIALNGDVEKMYRQMLLHKADRPYQRIKWRTDASQPIATYELQTVTYGTASAPYLATKTLQKLASDAAHLFPSAAKPVANDFYVDDFLSGADDVESAIRIRREVSAMLASAGIPMKKWASNSVEVLEDIPPEDRSIQPWHDLQDPQSVSTLGLIWEPITDIFRFKVQLPLPAAVLTKRRIMSYVAQIFDPLGLVGPAVTKAKLFMQCLWTLRSSDNERYDWDQPLPSKLQQEWKEFHSTIDLLREVRIPRFASIAGAVSIELHFFADASDKAYGTCCYVRAQSAQEVSVKLLVSKSKVSPLAVRHTIARLELCAAHLSMQLYKKVASSLRVVPPAFFWSDSTTVIQWLRSSPGRWKTFVANRVSQIHSSTPIDKWNHVAGSDNPADDISRGLDPAELLNKARWWNGPSWLKSPPELWPIGALPTKETVEVSHECRKIPIVAMTAIQSTFHEDLFSKYSSFSKLRRMVAWWLRYLQALRERAIVRHSKAISPGIPKGSNEPCNPLNSDELLSAERILCKLAQLESFQEERNDLVVRTSVSKSSPLKWLKPYVDVFGLIRVGGRLDNADLSESTKHPIVLSGKHPLASMLAVHYHKTLLHAGPQLMLSTVRQKYWILGGRNLIRRTYHQCITCFRSKPQLIRQTIADLPASRVTPTRPFSVCGVDYCGPFYVKSAIRKRGPTKVYVAIFICFSTRSVHIELVSDLTTAAFVAALRRLIARRGKVTELHSDNATTFKGASHAMHRVYRMLKQNDVDRNQIFSWCANNEIRWRFIPPRAPHFGGLWEAAVKSAKTHLLKEIGNTSLAYEDMLTLLAQVEMCLNSRPLTPLSSEPSDLEALTPGHFLVGSNLQSVPEATFINIPENRLNHWEQTQRHLQRIWARWYPEYLQQLQSRAAQGCKSPSKIEIGRLVVVKDDCLPPAQWPLGRIVKVHPGKDGIVRVVTLKTSSSDNVVRPVARIALLPTSSTHSDEHVEHN, from the coding sequence ATGCCAGACAAAAAGGTGGAAAAACGACTGGCTGATTTGGGAGTTATGAAGAAAGGCATATTTGTCCATCGTGATGGTGTGGAGAAATTTGTGAACGACTTTCAAGAAGCGCGTGATTCATGTCAGGTACCGGTTCGGATCGAATCTCTGGATCGAGTAtatcatgaatttttggaagTGCAAAGTGAAATTGAACAATTGGACGATGAAGAGCAGTTAAATAGACACCTGTCGGAACGAGCGGACTTCGAAGCGCGTTATTGCACGGCGAAGGGATTCTTGCTGTCTAAGCGATCCGCAGATGCCAATCAAGCGGCCCTGAATGCATCGTTCCATCATCCACCAGCAAACCAAGGTACATTTCACCTTAGGCTTCCGCAAATAGATCTTCCCAAGTTCAATGGGGATTTCTCAAAGTGGTTGTCGTTTCGAGACACCTACACATCGATGGTGCACTCGAACGCCGACATTCCTACCGTGGCGAAACTCCAATATCTCATCCAGTCACTAGAGGGCGAGGCACGCAAGCCGTTCGAGAGCGTGGATATCGAGGCCGATAATTACGGTGCCGTTTGGGACGCCCTGCTAAAAAGGTATGACAACCgcagatttttgaaaaagcaGCTCTTCCGTAGTATCTACGACTTCTCATCGCTCAAGAGAGAATCCGCCAACGAGTTACATGAGCTCGTGGACGAGTTCCAGCGCCACGTGAAGGCCCTTGCCAAGTTAGGTGAACCCGTCGAGCATTGGGACACACCTCTTGTAAACATCCTGTCCTACAAGCTCGATCCAGCTACTCTTCGCGCGTGGGAGGAAAAGACAAGTCAGCAAGATGACGTCAAGTACAACGACCTTGTTGAGTTTCTGTACCAGCGGGTACGAATTCTGAAATCTGTGGCAACCGATCTACTACAACGTTCCCAACCGGTTCAAACAAAGGTGGCCGGCAACGTTGTTCCTCCGAAGAAGTACACCCAATCCAAGGTCGCTGCCAACGCTGCTGCATCCGATAGTAGATCCAACCTTCCTTCGTGTTACGCTTGTTCCGGTAAACATTTCCTCTTCCAATGTCAAGTTTTCGCCAAAATGCCCGTCAGCCAACGAAGAGAGCTGGTATCCCAACGGAAGATTTGCTGGAACTGCTTCCGAAGTGGCCACCAAGCAAGGCACTGTTCCTCGAAGTTTTCCTGCCGAATCTGTCGAGATCGGCATCATACGCTGCTACACGATCCATCCCAGTCTAGTAAGAGCTCATGTACTCCTCCCATAGCATCGAATCTTACCGAAATGGCACAAGATCCACCCATGTTGGCTATCCCAGGGCCGCCTACCTCCTACCAACAAGTAAGCATGTCGGTTCAGTCCCAAGCCAGAACGGTTCTCCTCGAAACAGTTGTTCTCCAAGTCGTCGACGATAATGGGCACGTTTTCCAAGCCCGAGCTCTTCTAGATTCCGCTTCGATGTCGCATTTCATGTCCAAAGATCTTGCGAAGCTGCTCTCCAACTCCCAATCCAAGGTTGATGTGTCCGTAGCTGGAATCGGACAATCCCACCGGAAGATCAAGCGTGCAGTAACCACCACAATCCAGTCAAGAGTCGCGTCTTTCTCTACGAAGCTTCAATTCCTCGTTATCGAGCATCCCACGGCTGACCTACTCACCATGTACGTCCAAATCTCTTCGTGGAACCTCCCTAATGTGAAGTTGGCTGATCCTGCGTTCCACATTCCCAACAAGATTGATTTGGTAATCGGTGGTGAGGCGTATTGGGACCTACACACCAGGAAGAAACTTGACCTAGGCCCAGGTCTCCCCTACATCATCGAGACGTACTTCGGTTGGACATTCTGCGGTTCAACTTCCCAAGATTCCTCCAACTCAATGGTGTGTACCATATCCAGCACTGATGCCCTGTTGGATGCAACTCTACAAAGGTTTTGGGAGATCGAGACGATTCCGAACCAATCCGTCCATTCCAGCACGGAGAAGGCCTGCGAAGAGCTCTATGCAGCAACAACAACTCGTGATTCTACCGGGCGATACGTAGTTCGCCTACCCAAAACGGACAATCCGGACGTCTTCTTGGGAAATTCGGAATCCATCGCCGAACGCCGATTCCTCAGCTTAGAACGCCGTCTCGAGCGTGACCCCAGCATGAAATCATCCTATCACCAATTCATGGAGGAGTATGAGCGTCTCGGTCACATGATACATCTGAACGAACCCGTGGACAACTCGATTCCACACTGTTATCTCCCGCATCATCCCGTATTCAAGCTATCGAGTACCACAACGAAGACGAGAGTCGTGTTTGATGCAGCGTGCAAGACCGCATCGGGATATTCCTTGAATGACCTCCTACTTGTCGGACCTGTCGTTCAAGATGATTTGTTGTCACTCATCATGCGCTTTTGTTTCTACCCCATTGCCCTGAACGGTGACGTCGAGAAGATGTACCGTCAGATGCTTCTCCACAAGGCAGACCGACCGTACCAGAGGATCAAATGGCGTACTGATGCATCCCAACCGATAGCTACCTACGAGTTGCAAACCGTGACCTACGGCACTGCTTCTGCCCCATATTTGGCCACAAAAACTCTCCAAAAATTGGCGAGTGATGCGGCCCACTTATTTCCTTCCGCTGCGAAACCAGTAGCCAACGATTTTTACGTAGACGACTTTCTGTCAGGTGCCGATGATGTCGAGTCAGCCATCCGAATTCGACGTGAAGTATCAGCGATGCTTGCTTCTGCTGGAATCCCGATGAAGAAGTGGGCTTCGAATTCCGTCGAAGTCCTTGAAGACATTCCACCCGAAGACCGATCAATCCAGCCGTGGCACGATTTGCAAGATCCTCAATCCGTCAGCACTCTCGGTCTAATCTGGGAGCCTATAACCGATATCTTTCGGTTCAAGGTACAGTTGCCGCTGCCGGCTGCTGTACTCACCAAACGTAGAATCATGTCCTACGTGGCCCAAATTTTCGACCCATTGGGACTAGTAGGTCCAGCCGTTACGAAAGCGAAGCTGTTCATGCAGTGCCTGTGGACACTGAGATCCTCCGACAACGAACGCTACGATTGGGACCAACCATTACCTTCAAAGCTACAACAAGAGTGGAAAGAGTTCCACAGTACCATTGATCTTCTTCGAGAAGTTCGAATTCCACGGTTTGCTTCCATCGCCGGGGCCGTCAGCATCGAACTCCATTTCTTCGCTGATGCTTCAGACAAGGCTTACGGCACGTGTTGCTATGTTCGTGCGCAATCTGCCCAGGAAGTATCCGTGAAACTGTTGGTCTCCAAGTCTAAAGTTTCACCCCTAGCAGTACGTCATACTATAGCTCGATTAGAGTTATGCGCAGCTCATCTTTCCATGCAGCTGTACAAGAAAGTCGCTTCGTCATTGAGAGTTGTTCCACCTGCCTTCTTCTGGTCGGACTCCACCACCGTGATACAGTGGCTTCGATCATCACCTGGACGTTGGAAAACGTTCGTAGCCAACCGTGTGAGTCAAATTCATTCTTCTACCCCAATCGATAAGTGGAATCACGTTGCTGGTTCGGACAATCCAGCTGATGACATCTCCAGAGGATTGGATCCAGCCGAACTTCTCAACAAGGCAAGGTGGTGGAATGGTCCATCCTGGTTAAAATCTCCTCCTGAGCTCTGGCCAATAGGAGCACTACCAACGAAAGAAACCGTCGAAGTATCCCATGAATGCCGTAAAATTCCCATTGTAGCAATGACAGCCATCCAAAGCACTTTCCACGAAGACctgttctccaaatattccagTTTTTCTAAACTTCGTCGTATGGTCGCATGGTGGTTGCGATATCTGCAAGCTCTTCGTGAACGTGCAATCGTTCGTCATTCCAAAGCGATCAGTCCTGGAATACCGAAAGGATCCAATGAGCCGTGTAACCCCCTCAATTCCGATGAACTCCTATCAGCCGAGCGAATCCTATGTAAATTAGCGCAGTTAGAGAGCTTCCAAGAAGAGCGTAATGATCTCGTTGTACGTACGAGCGTATCCAAATCAAGTCCGTTGAAGTGGTTGAAGCCCTATGTTGATGTATTCGGACTGATTCGCGTAGGAGGACGCCTAGACAATGCTGATTTATCTGAGTCCACCAAGCACCCGATTGTGCTGAGCGGCAAGCATCCATTAGCGAGTATGCTCGCTGTGCACTACCACAAAACACTTCTTCACGCTGGCCCACAGTTGATGCTGTCAACTGTCCGCCAGAAATATTGGATTCTCGGCGGACGAAACCTCATTAGACGCACCTATCATCAGTGCATCACTTGCTTCCGTAGCAAGCCGCAGTTGATTCGGCAAACCATAGCAGATCTACCTGCATCCCGTGTCACTCCGACGCGTCCATTCTCCGTCTGTGGCGTAGATTATTGCGGTCCATTCTATGTCAAGTCGGCAATCCGGAAACGAGGCCCAACGAAGGTATATGTGGCAATTTTCATTTGCTTCTCTACACGCTCTGTCCACATTGAGCTCGTGAGTGACCTCACGACTGCCGCATTCGTCGCCGCACTGCGTCGACTGATAGCTCGAAGGGGGAAGGTTACCGAGCTGCACTCCGACAACGCCACGACCTTCAAGGGTGCTTCGCACGCCATGCATCGCGTGTATCGAATGCTGAAGCAGAACGACGTTGACCGGAACCAAATCTTTTCCTggtgcgcaaataatgagatcCGGTGGAGATTCATCCCGCCCCGTGCACCTCATTTTGGAGGACTGTGGGAGGCTGCGGTGAAGTCCGCGAAGACCCACCTACTCAAAGAGATTGGCAATACCAGTCTTGCCTACGAGGACATGCTCACCTTACTAGCGCAGGTCGAGATGTGCCTCAATTCGCGCCCATTAACGCCGCTGTCGTCGGAGCCATCAGACCTGGAAGCCTTGACACCCGGTCACTTCCTGGTGGGCTCAAACCTTCAATCCGTTCCCGAAGCTACATTCATCAATATTCCCGAAAACCGGCTCAATCATTGGGAGCAAACTCAGCGTCACCTCCAACGAATCTGGGCACGCTGGTACCCAGAATACCTCCAGCAGCTGCAGTCCAGAGCTGCTCAAGGCTGCAAGTCACCCAGCAAGATCGAGATCGGACGGCTCGTCGTTGTCAAGGACGACTGCCTTCCACCTGCCCAATGGCCTCTCGGCAGAATCGTCAAGGTCCATCCAGGGAAGGACGGAATCGTCAGAGTGGTCACACTGAAGACTTCATCCTCGGACAACGTCGTGCGACCCGTAGCACGAATTGCTTTGCTGCCAACATCCAGCACTCATTCCGATGAGCACGTCGAACACAACTAG